A window of the Vigna angularis cultivar LongXiaoDou No.4 chromosome 3, ASM1680809v1, whole genome shotgun sequence genome harbors these coding sequences:
- the LOC108325736 gene encoding uncharacterized protein LOC108325736: protein MEFLLCFWICRSVAALAIWDFAWSWFSTGRSKLGVILGMLWMTREEEERALLFGFFAGEEWRCLLDLWLGLLRDWGDGAREAKLWLLCREDERSSQAQAT, encoded by the exons ATGGAGTTTCTGTTGTGTTTTTGGATTTGTAGGTCTGTTGCAGCACTCGCGATTTGGGATTTCGCTTGGTCGTGGTTCTCGACTGGTCGGAGCAAACTTGGT GTGATTCTGGGAATGCTATGGATGACTcgggaggaagaagaaagggcTCTGCTATTTGGATTCTTTGCAGGTGAAGAATGGAGATGCTTGCTTGACCTGTGGCTTGGGTTGTTGCGCGATTGGGGTGATGGTGCACGAGAAGCGAAACTGTGGTTGCTCTGCCGAGAAGATGAACGAAGTTCTCAAGCACAAGCAACGTGA
- the LOC108324423 gene encoding inactive protein RESTRICTED TEV MOVEMENT 2, giving the protein MAQYEDFEPSYEWAQDAESDTLILALKGFKKENLKVQIGTNRRLKLRGEEQISVNKWRRINKEFTIPSHSSINGIKAKLEGGLLYIRLPKNITEITPPTQPYVNQTYARETREAPTPKEPEKGESVSETKEMRKIEEDDKNVDEDRAKPTTSKAKEMHETVNQKLPTTTLYGLVVKQNKLRKLLVAIFLFFAMGIYVKNAIFSAFRGSTIQDP; this is encoded by the exons ATGGCACAATACGAAGATTTTGAACCATCTTACGAATGGGCTCAAGATGCAGAAAGCGACACGCTCATTCTTGCGCTTAAAG GATTCAAAAAGGAGAATTTGAAGGTTCAGATTGGCACAAACCGTAGACTAAAACTGAGAGGTGAAGAACAGATAAGTGTGAACAAATGGCGTAGAATTAACAAAGAATTCACCATTCCTTCTCATTCTAGCATCAACGGGATCAAAGCCAAGTTAGAAGGTGGTCTTCTCTACATAAGGCTTCCAAAAAACATAACTGAAATTACGCCACCAACACAACCTTATGTAAACCAAACATATGCAAGAGAAACCAGAGAAGCACCAACACCAAAAGAACCAGAGAAAGGTGAATCAGTTTCTGAGACAAAGGAAATGAGAAAAATAGAGGAAGATGATAAAAATGTTGATGAAGATAGAGCCAAACCTACCACTTCTAAAGCTAAGGAAATGCATGAAACAGTCAACCAAAAGCTACCCACAACAACACTTTATGGTTTGGTTGTGAAGCAAAACAAATTACGTAAGTTGCTGGTTGCCATCTTCTTGTTCTTCGCCATGGGAATTTATGTCAAAAATGCAATCTTCTCAGCTTTTCGAGGATCAACGATCCAAGACCCTTAA
- the LOC128195918 gene encoding uncharacterized protein LOC128195918 isoform X1 codes for MCWLLQGELVPFRDARIKVAKGVLSSKGVGKLIGWGSVLVSGRNMWLMNQMGLIGGDFGKKCFYQSILARFINKYQYTMKLKRYIHDPLLSQQVRLATSSTIIGSFA; via the exons ATGTGTTGGCTTCTCCAGGGAGAATTGGTTCCCTTTAGGGATGCGAGGATTAAGGTTGCGAAAGGGGTTTTGAGTTCCAAGGGTGTTGGGAAGCTGATTGGTTGGGGATCGGTGCTTGTGAGTGGGAGGAACATGTGGTTGATGAATCAAATGGGTCTGATTGGTGGTGATTTCggaaaaaaatgtttctatCAGAGCATTCTAGCAAGGTTCATCAACAAATACCAATATACGATGAAGTTGAAACGATATATTCATGATCCACTACTTTCTCAG CAGGTTAGACTTGCAACTTCTAGCACCATTATTGGAAGCTTTGCCTGA
- the LOC128195918 gene encoding uncharacterized protein LOC128195918 isoform X2 — translation MCWLLQGELVPFRDARIKVAKGVLSSKGVGKLIGWGSVLVSGRNMWLMNQMGLIGGDFGKKCFYQSILARFINKYQYTMKLKRYIHDPLLSQVRLATSSTIIGSFA, via the exons ATGTGTTGGCTTCTCCAGGGAGAATTGGTTCCCTTTAGGGATGCGAGGATTAAGGTTGCGAAAGGGGTTTTGAGTTCCAAGGGTGTTGGGAAGCTGATTGGTTGGGGATCGGTGCTTGTGAGTGGGAGGAACATGTGGTTGATGAATCAAATGGGTCTGATTGGTGGTGATTTCggaaaaaaatgtttctatCAGAGCATTCTAGCAAGGTTCATCAACAAATACCAATATACGATGAAGTTGAAACGATATATTCATGATCCACTACTTTCTCAG GTTAGACTTGCAACTTCTAGCACCATTATTGGAAGCTTTGCCTGA